TTCAAAGTACCCAGACCATAGGTTTGCGGCCTGCATGCTATGCGTTCTTCCGAAGTCTGAGAGCTGATGAACTCCGCATCCCCATCGGCCACTCCCTGGCCGAGTTTGACAGCCGCCCATTGTTGGCTTTGAGGGTCTCGTAAAGGTAGTCTTACCATCGCCTTCAACAGGTCACGGCGTACATTCTTATAAATCCTGCGCCACTGAGTTCGTTCTAGCCATGGCGACATCACTGCCAGAGATCCATttcccatcttctttgcACAAATGCGCGCCAGCTGTTGAGCGTCGAGAAGTTGCTGGTGACGACCAAGTGCGGCTTCTAAATGCTCCTGCAGAGCAATCTCTGTAGCTACAGTGTGCCTGCGCTGACGAGTTGCTTGCTGACTTTTGCATCCTCCTTTATGGTGGAACCTTAACTTCTTTTGTGGGATTGCCTTGCGGCCAACTTCAAACCAGCCGGTGCATCTGGTAGGGAAGAATCGCTGACAATGCACCCCTTCGTGCTTTCCGCTGAGCTCGTTTTGCATCGCCCTCTTTCGCTTGGTATCTGGTCTTCCAGGCCCCTGTGGATTCTCCCAT
The genomic region above belongs to Pochonia chlamydosporia 170 chromosome 2, whole genome shotgun sequence and contains:
- a CDS encoding C2H2-type zinc-finger domain-containing protein, which translates into the protein MESDIAVGPFTFLQVYRTLVCRECAFAVLVNEVSSHLVKRHQEITATERRNIVRKAADLPDARRIQADLQGFCFPPPTIDCVPHLAPPKKDGLKCHKCPYIARQVQKIQKHCKLKHKWENPQGPGRPDTKRKRAMQNELSGKHEGVHCQRFFPTRCTGWFEVGRKAIPQKKLRFHHKGGCKSQQATRQRRHTVATEIALQEHLEAALGRHQQLLDAQQLARICAKKMGNGSLAVMSPWLERTQWRRIYKNVRRDLLKAMVRLPLRDPQSQQWAAVKLGQGVADGDAEFISSQTSEERIACRPQTYGLGTLKETAEFEVC